Proteins from a single region of Flavobacterium sp. YJ01:
- a CDS encoding GNAT family N-acetyltransferase, with product MTNIELIKDNIDNLTTLWKTVAIPLLSYHKNDPFEFSQIKNSGWPNRLWSREDITEENFPLIQEIMEKNPGLVVPYWDIFGSNSKDLFEKNGFHIRIQLVAMALKLEEKFPLQNNLTFKRVLNKEDAKTWSDIYPLSFSYVISKETLVNNYENAKFYLVHFEGKAIGTLTLFQTEKTMGIHGVGVVPEMRKRGFAEEIMKFAINEAIDAKCDYAQLQASALGKGIYTRLGFEDLFTITNYQLA from the coding sequence ATGACCAATATAGAACTTATAAAAGACAATATTGACAATCTTACCACTCTTTGGAAAACCGTTGCCATTCCTCTCCTTTCTTATCATAAAAATGATCCTTTTGAGTTTTCTCAAATCAAAAATTCGGGCTGGCCAAATAGATTATGGTCTAGAGAAGATATTACCGAAGAAAATTTTCCTCTAATTCAGGAAATCATGGAGAAAAATCCAGGTTTGGTTGTTCCGTATTGGGATATTTTCGGAAGCAATTCTAAAGATCTTTTTGAGAAAAATGGCTTTCATATCCGAATTCAGCTTGTAGCAATGGCTTTAAAACTAGAAGAAAAATTTCCACTTCAAAACAATCTTACTTTCAAAAGAGTTTTAAATAAAGAAGATGCCAAAACTTGGTCAGATATTTATCCGCTGTCTTTTAGTTATGTAATCAGTAAAGAAACTTTAGTCAATAATTACGAAAATGCAAAGTTTTATTTAGTTCATTTTGAAGGAAAAGCAATTGGAACCTTAACGCTTTTTCAAACCGAAAAAACAATGGGAATTCACGGTGTCGGCGTTGTTCCAGAAATGCGAAAAAGAGGTTTTGCAGAAGAAATCATGAAATTTGCAATCAACGAAGCAATCGATGCTAAATGTGATTATGCACAATTGCAAGCTTCGGCTTTAGGAAAAGGCATTTACACGAGATTGGGTTTTGAAGATTTGTTTACGATTACAAATTATCAGTTGGCGTAA
- a CDS encoding Crp/Fnr family transcriptional regulator has protein sequence MTFNPEIYLNNLKQTIDNYYPISENSWKLIENIAQFQTLKKGEKLLENGEIAKNLHFVAKGILRAFITDQQGNFYNKNLFMENYFAGSKVSLMLQSPSNFTIEALEDSIIINLNYKKYVSLINENEDLKNFYIAHLEKNWIIDKEQREVALVMQNATERYVSLLQKHPTIADRVPLLHIASHLGITPTQLSRIRKNLEKDL, from the coding sequence ATGACTTTCAATCCAGAAATATACCTCAACAATCTAAAACAGACCATTGACAACTACTATCCTATTTCTGAAAATTCTTGGAAATTGATTGAAAACATAGCACAATTTCAAACCCTTAAAAAAGGAGAAAAATTATTAGAAAATGGAGAAATCGCTAAAAATCTTCATTTCGTTGCAAAAGGTATTTTAAGAGCTTTTATCACAGATCAGCAGGGGAATTTCTATAACAAAAATCTTTTTATGGAAAATTATTTTGCAGGTTCTAAAGTTTCATTAATGCTGCAATCGCCTTCTAATTTTACAATTGAAGCCTTGGAAGACTCCATTATCATCAATCTTAATTATAAAAAATACGTTTCATTAATCAATGAAAATGAAGATCTTAAAAACTTTTATATTGCTCATTTAGAAAAAAACTGGATTATTGATAAAGAACAAAGAGAAGTCGCGCTTGTCATGCAAAACGCAACCGAAAGATATGTCAGCCTTCTACAAAAACATCCAACTATTGCCGATCGCGTGCCGTTATTACATATCGCTTCTCATTTAGGAATCACGCCAACACAGTTAAGCCGAATCAGAAAAAATCTGGAAAAAGATTTGTAA
- a CDS encoding ATP-binding cassette domain-containing protein — MTKEKIHKEPKTKEKDQSPIIEIKDLHKTFGKDNTILKGLNLILHKDENLVVLGKSGSGKSVTIKCIVRLIEPDKGEIKVFDENVLNISKSELNAIRVRIGFLFQSGALYDSMSVRENLAFTLSKHKRDLSADEIEKEVMEALESVGLAEAVDKMPSELSGGMRKRIGLARTLILKPEIILYDEPTTGLDTITSREISELILDIKNKQKTSSIIITHDMACAKMTADRIVVLKDGVIHTEGTYEELEKDEDEWVRSFFE, encoded by the coding sequence ATGACAAAGGAAAAAATACATAAAGAACCAAAAACAAAAGAAAAAGATCAATCTCCAATTATCGAGATTAAAGATCTGCATAAAACTTTTGGAAAAGACAATACCATTTTAAAAGGTCTAAATCTGATTTTACATAAAGATGAAAACCTTGTGGTTTTAGGAAAATCAGGATCAGGAAAATCTGTGACAATAAAATGCATTGTCAGATTGATTGAACCTGATAAAGGTGAAATTAAAGTTTTTGACGAAAATGTTCTTAATATCTCAAAAAGCGAGCTGAATGCCATAAGAGTCCGAATTGGTTTTTTGTTCCAAAGTGGAGCACTTTACGATTCGATGTCAGTTAGAGAAAATCTCGCTTTTACATTGAGTAAACACAAACGCGATTTAAGTGCAGATGAAATTGAAAAAGAAGTCATGGAAGCACTAGAAAGCGTTGGTTTAGCAGAAGCTGTTGATAAAATGCCTTCGGAACTTTCGGGCGGAATGAGAAAAAGAATCGGCTTAGCGCGAACGCTAATCTTAAAACCTGAAATCATTTTGTACGACGAACCTACAACTGGTTTAGACACCATAACATCAAGAGAAATCAGCGAATTGATTTTGGATATTAAAAACAAACAAAAAACCTCGTCAATAATTATTACGCACGATATGGCTTGCGCAAAAATGACTGCCGATAGAATTGTGGTCTTAAAAGACGGTGTAATTCATACCGAAGGAACATACGAGGAACTTGAAAAAGATGAAGACGAATGGGTACGCTCATTTTTTGAATAA
- a CDS encoding ABC transporter permease translates to MILNLKNIFTEIGETTIFAKKFFKEVFIPPYETKEFLKQCYIIGYKSLPLVAITGFIMGLVLTLQSRPTLVKFGAESWLPGMVALSLIREIAPVITALICAGKISSGIGAELGSMKVTEQIDAMEVSAVNPYNYLVVTRVLACTLMVPILVFFADAIGIVGGYVGINIHGDVNFYRFLTQIIQSLEFLDLFPATIKTFFFGFVIGMIGCYKGFTASNGTESVGQAANFAVVTASLSIFIIDMVAVQITDLFF, encoded by the coding sequence TTGATTCTCAACCTAAAAAATATATTCACCGAAATTGGAGAAACCACAATATTCGCCAAGAAGTTTTTTAAGGAGGTTTTTATTCCGCCTTACGAGACCAAAGAGTTTTTGAAACAGTGTTATATTATTGGTTACAAATCGTTGCCGCTAGTAGCCATTACAGGTTTTATTATGGGTTTGGTACTCACATTACAATCTCGTCCGACGCTGGTAAAATTTGGCGCAGAATCTTGGCTTCCTGGAATGGTAGCGCTTTCGCTAATTAGAGAAATTGCTCCAGTAATTACAGCGCTGATTTGCGCAGGTAAAATTTCATCAGGAATTGGAGCCGAACTTGGTTCAATGAAAGTAACAGAACAAATAGATGCCATGGAAGTTTCTGCTGTTAATCCATATAATTATTTAGTAGTAACAAGAGTTTTGGCTTGTACGTTAATGGTTCCTATTCTAGTTTTTTTTGCTGATGCAATTGGAATTGTTGGCGGATATGTCGGCATAAACATACACGGAGACGTTAACTTCTATAGATTTTTAACTCAGATTATTCAGTCTTTAGAATTTTTAGACCTTTTTCCAGCCACGATTAAAACTTTCTTTTTTGGATTTGTAATTGGTATGATCGGCTGTTATAAAGGTTTTACCGCATCAAACGGAACAGAAAGTGTAGGACAAGCAGCTAATTTTGCAGTTGTAACCGCATCACTAAGCATTTTTATTATCGATATGGTTGCTGTTCAAATAACCGATTTATTCTTTTAA
- a CDS encoding DoxX family protein, with protein MKTTKIIFWTTTILIFLFEGVMPALTSQSEMAKEGIRHLGYPEYFGNALVVFKILGVLALIIPQVPGRIKEWAYAGFAFDFIFASISHFAVDGINFQSFFPLIVLAVLVASYITYHKIQRYKNIAL; from the coding sequence ATGAAAACAACCAAAATCATTTTCTGGACAACTACAATCCTTATTTTTTTATTCGAAGGCGTTATGCCAGCTTTAACTTCTCAATCAGAAATGGCTAAAGAAGGAATCAGACATCTTGGTTATCCGGAATATTTCGGTAATGCCTTAGTCGTATTTAAAATACTTGGCGTTTTAGCACTAATTATTCCGCAAGTTCCAGGACGAATTAAAGAATGGGCTTATGCCGGATTTGCATTCGATTTCATCTTTGCATCAATTAGCCATTTCGCTGTAGACGGAATCAATTTTCAATCTTTTTTCCCTTTGATTGTTCTGGCTGTTCTTGTTGCTTCTTACATAACATATCATAAAATACAGCGTTATAAAAACATAGCGCTCTAA
- a CDS encoding glycosyltransferase, whose protein sequence is MKKISNKSKIVFLSTFPPTQCGIATYTQDTIKGITDVYGKSIQCEVCELVSEPKENPTQAFTLNTKNRDEYAKVAEEINADEAVKLVHIQHEFGLFSGNYGDFLLDFLNAIKVPVTYTFHSVIPNPNDELKTFVKLLLTYSNSVFVMTNKSKEILISDYDINEEIITCVPHGTHIVVYEKPETAKEKLNIQDRLVLSTFGLLGEGKNIETGLQALPKIIEKAPNALYLIIGKTHPNLIKDGVDLYREKLEGIVSELNLQNNVRFVNQYLDTDELLEYLKATDIYMFTSKDPNQAVSGTFSYAMGCACPIVASKIPHTKEVLTTDSGILCDIGDSDQFAAAAIKLIEDENLRHEMGINSFTKMRASSWENVGITQMNTYIKLIDNPAEIKFSYPEIQLKHIKKMTTDLGIIQFSKISIPDLESGYTLDDNARALVAFCSHYRLTQDKEDLAYILIYLDFIQRCQQPKGDFINYVDQENREHVEQNAEVNLEDSNARAIWALGTVVSLSDILPEAIVKKAAKCLLSSLKWAENIQSPRSIGFATKGLYLYHTTVPNLYVAAIINKLNAKLLANYEDTATEDWQWFENYLTYGNGILPESMLYAYLITNKPIYQKVALDSLDFLISKTFVKGNFKAISNKSWHHKGSEPHEYGEQPIDVAYTIMTLNAFYNEFKTPQYKKKMKSAFNWFLGKNHLGQIMYNPVSGGGYDGLEKENVNLNQGAESTVCFLTARLLMEKLAMSQSKVIPLMKSRSGIAINS, encoded by the coding sequence ATGAAAAAAATATCAAATAAATCAAAAATAGTTTTTCTTTCAACTTTTCCGCCAACTCAATGTGGCATTGCAACTTATACTCAAGATACCATTAAAGGAATAACAGACGTTTACGGTAAATCTATTCAATGCGAAGTATGTGAGCTAGTTAGCGAACCTAAAGAAAATCCAACGCAAGCATTTACCTTAAATACTAAAAACAGAGATGAATATGCTAAAGTTGCAGAAGAAATTAATGCCGACGAAGCCGTAAAATTGGTTCATATTCAGCATGAATTCGGTTTGTTTTCTGGAAATTATGGAGATTTTCTTTTAGATTTTTTAAATGCAATAAAAGTACCTGTAACTTATACTTTTCACAGTGTTATTCCAAATCCGAATGACGAATTAAAAACGTTTGTAAAATTGCTACTTACTTATAGTAATTCGGTTTTTGTAATGACTAATAAATCGAAAGAAATACTAATTAGTGATTATGATATTAATGAGGAAATAATTACTTGCGTACCACATGGAACCCATATCGTTGTGTATGAAAAACCAGAAACTGCAAAAGAAAAATTAAATATTCAAGACAGATTAGTACTTTCAACTTTCGGTCTTTTGGGTGAAGGAAAAAATATCGAAACAGGTTTACAGGCTTTACCAAAAATTATTGAAAAAGCGCCAAATGCTTTGTATTTAATTATCGGGAAAACGCATCCGAATTTAATTAAAGATGGTGTAGATCTTTATAGAGAAAAATTAGAAGGAATTGTATCCGAATTAAATCTTCAAAACAATGTTCGATTTGTAAATCAATATTTAGATACCGATGAACTTTTAGAATATTTAAAAGCTACCGATATTTACATGTTTACTTCTAAAGATCCAAATCAAGCAGTTAGCGGAACATTCTCTTACGCGATGGGTTGTGCCTGTCCGATTGTGGCTTCTAAAATTCCACACACTAAGGAAGTCCTTACAACAGATTCAGGAATTTTGTGCGACATTGGAGATTCAGATCAATTTGCTGCCGCGGCAATTAAATTGATTGAAGATGAAAATTTAAGACATGAAATGGGAATTAATTCATTCACAAAAATGCGAGCTTCTTCTTGGGAAAATGTTGGAATTACTCAAATGAACACCTATATAAAATTGATTGATAATCCGGCAGAAATTAAATTCAGTTATCCTGAAATTCAGCTAAAACATATTAAAAAAATGACTACCGATTTAGGTATCATCCAATTTAGCAAAATCTCAATTCCAGATTTAGAGTCAGGTTACACATTAGATGATAATGCTAGAGCATTGGTTGCATTTTGTTCACATTACAGATTAACTCAAGACAAAGAAGATTTAGCTTATATATTAATCTATTTAGATTTTATACAACGTTGTCAGCAGCCAAAAGGTGATTTTATCAATTATGTCGATCAAGAAAACCGCGAACATGTTGAGCAAAATGCCGAAGTTAATTTAGAAGATTCTAATGCAAGAGCAATTTGGGCTTTAGGAACTGTAGTTTCATTGTCTGATATTCTTCCTGAAGCAATTGTTAAAAAAGCGGCAAAATGTTTATTGAGTTCATTAAAATGGGCAGAAAACATTCAATCGCCGCGTTCAATTGGTTTTGCAACAAAAGGATTGTATTTGTATCATACTACTGTTCCAAACCTTTATGTTGCGGCAATTATCAATAAACTAAATGCTAAATTATTGGCAAATTACGAAGATACAGCAACAGAAGATTGGCAATGGTTTGAAAATTATTTAACATACGGAAACGGAATCTTACCAGAATCTATGCTTTATGCTTATTTAATTACCAATAAACCTATTTATCAGAAAGTTGCACTAGACTCTTTAGATTTCTTGATTTCTAAAACTTTTGTAAAAGGAAACTTTAAAGCTATTTCAAATAAAAGCTGGCATCATAAAGGTTCAGAACCGCACGAATACGGCGAACAGCCAATAGATGTAGCATATACCATTATGACTTTAAATGCATTTTATAATGAATTTAAAACTCCGCAGTACAAGAAAAAAATGAAATCTGCTTTTAATTGGTTTTTAGGTAAAAATCATTTAGGACAAATTATGTACAATCCTGTAAGTGGCGGTGGTTACGATGGACTTGAAAAAGAAAATGTAAATCTAAATCAAGGTGCAGAATCTACAGTTTGTTTTTTAACAGCGAGATTGTTAATGGAAAAATTAGCTATGTCACAGTCCAAAGTTATTCCGTTAATGAAAAGCCGTTCAGGAATTGCTATTAATTCATAA
- a CDS encoding MlaD family protein, with translation MEKQSGYTWKLGMFVTIGLLLFVMAVYFIGKQKNLFGSTFHITSQFKTVSGLEVGNNVRFSGINVGTVEQIQLKNDSTVIVVLVMKEDVRKFIKTDATASIGSDGLMGDKVLTITPGAKSQKMIEDNGIIASVDGIEMHDIMKSVKKSVDNIGVISDEIAIFSHSMNNGNGALARLVKDDKMANSVSNTLNNLESGTKGFSDNMEAAKSNFLLRGYYKKKEKQKEKKIEEAKEKQEEAKEKAAKEQEKKEKELKEQKEKEQKEKEEKQKEDAKKAEAEKKK, from the coding sequence ATGGAAAAGCAATCGGGATATACTTGGAAATTAGGAATGTTTGTAACAATTGGCTTACTGCTTTTTGTAATGGCCGTATATTTTATTGGAAAACAAAAAAACCTCTTCGGTTCTACCTTTCATATCACTTCTCAATTTAAAACCGTAAGCGGATTAGAAGTTGGAAATAATGTTCGTTTTTCGGGAATTAATGTTGGAACGGTCGAACAGATTCAATTAAAAAATGACTCAACTGTAATTGTGGTTTTGGTGATGAAAGAAGATGTTCGAAAATTCATTAAAACCGACGCTACGGCAAGCATTGGATCAGATGGTTTAATGGGCGATAAAGTTTTGACCATTACGCCAGGTGCGAAATCTCAAAAAATGATTGAAGACAATGGCATAATCGCTTCTGTAGACGGAATTGAAATGCACGACATTATGAAAAGCGTTAAAAAGAGCGTGGATAATATCGGCGTAATTTCAGATGAAATAGCCATTTTCAGCCATAGCATGAATAACGGAAATGGTGCTTTGGCACGTTTGGTTAAAGATGATAAAATGGCGAATAGCGTTTCTAATACTTTAAATAATCTAGAATCTGGAACAAAAGGTTTTAGCGATAATATGGAAGCCGCAAAAAGCAACTTTCTTTTAAGAGGATACTACAAGAAAAAAGAGAAGCAAAAAGAAAAAAAGATAGAAGAAGCGAAAGAAAAACAAGAAGAAGCAAAAGAGAAAGCCGCTAAAGAGCAAGAAAAAAAGGAGAAAGAGTTGAAAGAGCAGAAGGAGAAAGAACAAAAAGAAAAAGAGGAAAAACAAAAAGAAGATGCTAAAAAAGCAGAAGCTGAAAAGAAAAAGTAA
- a CDS encoding DUF1440 domain-containing protein produces the protein MRSKVRTIVSSGLVAGTLDITAAILIYSVILHKTTAEKILQSIASGIFKKEAYTAGTEMTFAGLGLHFLIAFIFAWFYFKIFPYIPFFRINTFLSGFCYGFFIWVVMNLIVLPIVFPVLPEKNLDFALLLSILIIIFCVGMPIAFITRKYYAKWY, from the coding sequence ATGAGATCAAAAGTACGAACCATTGTTTCATCTGGTTTAGTTGCAGGCACTTTAGATATTACTGCGGCTATTTTAATCTACTCGGTGATTCTTCATAAAACAACAGCCGAAAAAATACTGCAATCTATTGCAAGTGGTATCTTTAAAAAAGAAGCGTACACAGCAGGAACAGAAATGACTTTTGCAGGTTTAGGACTTCATTTTTTAATTGCTTTTATATTTGCATGGTTTTACTTCAAAATTTTCCCGTACATTCCGTTTTTCAGAATCAATACTTTTCTCTCCGGATTTTGTTATGGATTCTTTATTTGGGTAGTAATGAATCTTATTGTGCTTCCGATAGTATTTCCAGTTCTTCCAGAAAAGAATTTAGACTTCGCATTGTTACTTTCTATATTAATTATAATTTTTTGTGTCGGAATGCCGATAGCTTTTATTACTAGGAAATACTACGCAAAATGGTACTGA
- a CDS encoding AsmA family protein has protein sequence MPTTFKHTALKVLKITGITIAVILFLLFIIPLLFPGKIASEVKKIANERLDTKLDFTKSKLSFFTHFPALTVSLDKLSLTGSKPFSNDTLLKADEVAFGIDIKRLLFDNEVKINKLYVSDALINVMVNEKGQANYNIYVAPEKRKDEKDAPEEGTAIRLERIDIKNCHVKYNDRSAKILVDAKGFNYVGKGNLSEDIFDLATDAKIDNLDFFYDRTGYVRKKEVRAELITRINTNSLSFILQKNELRINKLPLKFTGLFTILRDGYKIDIKALSENTTVKDLLSVMPPEYLTWLEKTEISGRSDLLLTFKGNYNVAKKQKPNLAFNLKINEGSVNHKDAPVPLKDFQMDLNAILPSLDTEQLLVNLRTLKFKVGEKDYFNAYLRSKGLNEMTIDASIKGALDLAVVDAALGLSDFDLKGILKTDIQAKGLFSTSKKLFPKTIGGISLRNGWLKTKYYPNPITNITFVANMLNKAGTFQDLIVAVAPASFTFEGNPVYINAALSDFNDLAYNAKIKGELNVGRIYQVFSQKGLDLTGYAKADLSLKGKQSYATTGQYDKLDNRGTLILKNIKATSELFPKAFFIKQGNFRFQNEKMWFEKFYASYGKSDFDINGYLLNTINYFLESNGTLSGNFNLKSKLINVDEFMALEKGENKDQKTEIEYAKEDHPKMSGVVMIPKNLNVSLNANADKVEYNGLIINKLNGKTGVKKEGFYLENINFNIIDCIVGINAFYKDESPTAAHFDAHFTAKDFDVQRAYKEIPMFHDMVSAAEKAHGIISVDYKVKGDLDGNMGPIYASLNGGGTINLRDVKIQGLKLFDGISSKTGQDGLNNPDMKGIEIKSTIDKNLINVEPFTFKVAGFRPTIKGTTSFDGLLDLRMRLGLPLFGIIGFPIVVTGTHEAPKIKIFSKTGQEINPAVYDEKRNKVIKKEKVSKSKK, from the coding sequence ATGCCTACCACATTCAAACATACCGCCTTAAAAGTTTTAAAAATCACTGGAATTACAATTGCGGTGATTTTGTTTTTGTTGTTTATTATTCCGTTGCTTTTTCCTGGAAAAATTGCTTCTGAAGTAAAGAAAATTGCCAACGAAAGATTAGACACTAAATTGGATTTTACAAAATCTAAACTTTCCTTTTTTACGCACTTCCCAGCTTTGACTGTTTCGTTAGACAAATTATCATTAACAGGTTCTAAACCGTTTAGCAATGATACTTTGTTAAAGGCAGATGAAGTTGCTTTTGGAATTGACATCAAAAGATTACTATTTGACAATGAGGTAAAGATCAACAAACTTTATGTTTCTGATGCTTTGATTAATGTAATGGTGAATGAAAAAGGTCAAGCTAATTACAATATTTATGTTGCGCCAGAAAAACGAAAAGACGAAAAAGATGCGCCAGAAGAAGGAACAGCAATTCGATTAGAAAGAATAGACATAAAAAATTGCCATGTAAAATACAATGACCGTTCGGCTAAAATTTTGGTCGATGCAAAAGGTTTCAATTATGTTGGTAAAGGAAACTTAAGCGAAGATATTTTTGATCTTGCCACAGATGCCAAAATTGATAATCTTGATTTCTTTTATGACAGAACAGGTTATGTTAGAAAAAAAGAAGTTCGTGCCGAATTAATCACTCGAATCAATACCAACTCGCTTTCTTTTATTCTACAGAAAAACGAATTGCGTATTAATAAACTGCCTCTAAAATTCACAGGCTTATTTACCATTTTACGAGACGGATACAAAATTGATATCAAAGCCTTATCAGAAAATACAACTGTAAAAGATTTATTATCGGTAATGCCTCCAGAATATTTGACTTGGTTAGAAAAAACGGAAATTTCTGGAAGAAGTGATTTATTATTGACTTTTAAAGGCAATTATAATGTAGCGAAAAAACAAAAACCAAACTTGGCTTTCAATTTAAAAATTAATGAAGGTTCGGTAAATCATAAAGATGCGCCAGTTCCTTTAAAAGATTTTCAAATGGATTTGAATGCCATTCTTCCGTCTTTAGATACCGAGCAATTGTTGGTCAATTTGAGAACTTTAAAATTTAAAGTGGGCGAAAAAGATTATTTCAACGCTTATTTACGCAGTAAAGGTTTGAACGAAATGACTATTGACGCCAGCATAAAAGGCGCTTTAGATTTAGCGGTTGTTGATGCCGCTTTGGGATTGAGTGATTTCGATTTGAAAGGAATTTTAAAAACGGATATTCAGGCAAAAGGACTTTTCAGCACTTCAAAAAAATTATTTCCGAAAACAATCGGCGGTATTTCTTTGCGAAACGGATGGCTGAAAACAAAATATTATCCAAATCCAATTACCAATATCACTTTTGTAGCAAATATGCTTAATAAAGCGGGAACTTTTCAAGATTTAATTGTTGCCGTTGCGCCTGCGTCATTCACTTTTGAGGGAAATCCAGTTTATATAAACGCTGCATTATCAGATTTTAATGATTTGGCTTATAATGCAAAAATAAAAGGTGAATTGAATGTTGGAAGAATTTATCAGGTTTTCTCTCAAAAAGGTCTTGATTTAACGGGTTATGCCAAAGCCGATCTTTCTCTAAAAGGAAAACAAAGCTACGCCACAACTGGACAATATGACAAACTAGACAATAGAGGAACTCTGATTCTTAAAAATATAAAAGCAACTTCAGAATTGTTTCCAAAAGCCTTTTTTATCAAACAAGGAAATTTCCGTTTTCAAAATGAAAAAATGTGGTTTGAGAAATTTTATGCCTCTTACGGAAAATCCGATTTTGATATTAATGGTTATCTGCTAAATACCATTAATTATTTCCTAGAATCAAATGGAACTTTAAGCGGAAACTTCAACTTAAAATCAAAACTGATTAATGTCGACGAATTCATGGCGCTTGAAAAAGGAGAAAATAAAGATCAAAAAACAGAAATTGAATATGCAAAAGAAGATCATCCGAAAATGAGCGGTGTTGTAATGATACCAAAAAATCTAAATGTAAGCTTAAATGCAAATGCAGATAAAGTAGAATACAACGGATTGATAATCAACAAACTTAACGGAAAAACTGGCGTTAAAAAAGAAGGATTTTACTTAGAAAACATTAACTTTAACATCATTGATTGCATTGTCGGAATTAATGCTTTTTATAAAGATGAATCTCCAACAGCTGCACATTTTGACGCTCATTTCACCGCCAAAGATTTCGATGTCCAAAGGGCATACAAAGAAATTCCGATGTTCCATGATATGGTTTCTGCAGCTGAAAAAGCACATGGAATAATTTCTGTCGATTATAAAGTTAAAGGCGATTTAGATGGAAATATGGGACCAATTTACGCCTCGCTTAATGGCGGCGGAACCATAAATCTGCGTGATGTAAAAATTCAAGGCTTGAAATTATTTGACGGAATTAGTTCTAAAACAGGACAAGACGGTTTGAACAATCCAGACATGAAAGGAATTGAAATTAAATCAACTATTGATAAAAACTTAATAAATGTTGAGCCATTTACCTTTAAAGTGGCTGGTTTTAGACCAACAATTAAAGGAACTACAAGCTTTGATGGACTTCTTGACCTTAGAATGCGTCTAGGTCTGCCTCTATTCGGAATTATCGGTTTTCCTATCGTAGTTACGGGTACGCATGAAGCTCCAAAAATTAAAATTTTCAGCAAAACTGGGCAAGAAATTAATCCTGCGGTTTATGATGAAAAAAGAAATAAAGTAATCAAGAAAGAAAAAGTCAGCAAATCCAAAAAATAA
- a CDS encoding DUF1328 family protein has translation MLRYTVIFIILAIIAGIFGFGGIAAGAASIAKVLFFIFLVLFIISLITGRRKV, from the coding sequence ATGTTACGTTACACAGTCATTTTTATAATTCTAGCTATAATAGCCGGAATCTTTGGTTTTGGTGGTATTGCCGCTGGAGCTGCAAGTATTGCAAAAGTTTTATTCTTTATATTTTTAGTGTTATTTATTATTTCACTAATTACAGGAAGAAGAAAAGTATAG
- a CDS encoding DinB family protein → MESAIQNTILETYTKLNDVFSSFTKDEINIVPFAESWTGAQTVQHIILACSGLPQLFAGKTEKTTREPDENCKKLDGIFLDFNTKYQSPENIKPAAIEYDKNTLLASIKKIQTDLFEAAETYDLTLTCLDAKIPGFENFTIYEWLHFAIIHTQRHTHQLKSIYETLKKN, encoded by the coding sequence ATGGAAAGTGCTATTCAAAATACAATATTAGAAACATATACTAAACTAAACGATGTTTTTTCTTCCTTTACTAAAGATGAAATCAATATTGTACCTTTTGCAGAAAGTTGGACTGGAGCTCAAACCGTTCAGCACATTATTCTGGCTTGTTCTGGTTTGCCGCAATTATTTGCAGGAAAAACAGAAAAAACCACTCGTGAACCAGATGAAAACTGTAAAAAATTAGATGGAATATTTCTAGATTTCAACACCAAATACCAATCTCCCGAAAATATAAAACCTGCTGCAATTGAATATGATAAAAACACTTTATTGGCTTCAATAAAAAAAATACAAACAGATTTATTTGAAGCTGCAGAAACTTACGATTTAACTTTGACTTGTCTTGATGCGAAAATTCCAGGTTTTGAGAATTTTACCATTTACGAATGGCTTCATTTTGCAATTATTCATACACAGAGGCATACGCATCAGTTAAAATCGATTTATGAAACCCTCAAAAAAAATTAA